GACCGCTTCCGCGGCGCCGTCTGGGAGGAAGTGATCATCCACCTCCCCGAATCCGTCACCCTCGTGTCACTCTCCGCGACCGTGTCCAACGCCGAGGAGTTCGGCGACTGGCTCGACACCGTCCGCGGCGACACCGAGGTCATCGTCTCCGAGAGCCGACCCGTACCCCTCTGGCAGCACGTCCTGGCCGGACGCCGGATGTACGACCTCTTCGAGGAGGAGACCGACCACGGAGGCCGCGGCTCCGCGCGCCGCGAGGTCAACCCCGACCTCGTCCGCCTGGCCCGCACCGAGAACTCGACGTACAACCCGCGTGACCGGCGCCGCGGCAAGATGATCCGTGAGGCCGACCGCGAGCGCGAGCGCCGCCAGCGCTCCCGCATCTGGACCCCCGGCCGCCCCGAGGTCATCGAGCGCCTCGACGCCGAGGGGCTTCTGCCCGCCATCACCTTCATCTTCAGCCGCGCCGGCTGCGAGGCCGCCGTCCAGCAGTGCCTTCACGCCGGACTCCGCCTCAACAACGAAGAGGGACGTCTGCGCGTCCGCGAGATCGTCGAGGAGCGGACCGCCTCCATCCCCACCGAGGACCTCCACGTCCTCGGCTACTACGAGTGGCTCGAAGCGCTGGAGCGGGGCATCGCCGCCCACCACGCCGGCATGCTCCCCACCTTCAAGGAGGTCGTCGAAGAGCTCTTCGTCCGCGGCCTCGTGAAGGCCGTCTTCGCCACCGAGACCCTCGCCCTCGGCATCAACATGCCCGCGCGGTCCGTCGTCCTGGAGAAGCTCGTCAAGTGGAACGGCGAGCAGCACGCCGACATCACACCCGGCGAGTACACCCAGCTCACCGGCCGCGCCGGCCGCCGTGGCATCGACGTCGAGGGCCACGCCGTGGTGCTCTGGCAGCGCGGCTTCGACCCGGGCCACCTCGCCGGGCTCGCGGGCACGCGCACGTACCCGCTGCGGTCCAGCTTCCGGCCCTCGTACAACATGGCGGTCAACCTCGTCGACCAGTTCGGCCGCCACCGCTCCCGCGAGCTCCTCGAAACCTCCTTCGCCCAGTTCCAGGCCGACCGCTCCGTCGTGGGCATCTCGCGCCAGGTGCAGAAGAACGAGGAGGGGCTCGAGGGCTACCGCGAGGGCATGACCTGCCACCTCGGCGACTTCGAGGAGTACGCGCGGCTCCGCCGCGACCTCAAGGACCGCGAGACGGAACTGGCCCGGCAGGGCGCCGCCCAGCGGCGTGCCCAGGCCGCCGGCTCGCTGGAGAAGCTCAAGCCGGGCGACATCATCCACGTCCCCACCGGCAAGTTCGCGGGACTCGCCCTCGTCCTCGACCCCGGGATCCCCGCGGGGCGGACCAACGGCCACCGGGGCTTCGAGCAGCACGACGGACCGCGTCCCCTCGTCCTCACCGCCGAGCGGCAGGTCAAGAGGCTCGCCTCCATCGACTTCCCGGTCCCCGTCGAGGCGCTCGACCGCATGAGGATCCCCAAGTCCTTCAACCCGCGCTCGCCGCAGTCCCGCAGGGATCTCGCCTCCGCGCTGCGGACCAAGGCCGGGCACGTCCATCCCGAGCGTCACCACAAGCAGCGCGCGGCCGCCGCCGACGACCGCGAGATCGCCCGGCTGCGCACCGCGCTCCGCGCCCATCCCTGCCACGGCTGCGACGAGCGCGAGGACCACGCCCGCTGGGCCGAGCGCTACCACCGCCTCCAGCGCGACACGCACCAGCTGGAGCGGCGCATCGAGGGCCGTACCAACACGATCGCCCGGACCTTCGACCGGATCGTCGCGCTCCTCACCGAGCTCGACTACCTGCGGGCCGACGAGGTCACGGACAACGGCAAGCGGCTGGCCCGGCTCTACGGCGAGCTCGACCTGCTGGCGAGCGAATGCCTCCGGGACGGTGTCTGGGAGGGTCTCACCCCGCCCGAACTCGCGGCCTGTGTCTCGGCGTTGGTGTTCGAGTCGCGCCAGGCCGACGACGCCGTCGCACCGAAGCTGCCCACGGGCAACGCCAAGGCGGCGCTCGGCGAGATGGTCCGGATCTGGGGCCGCCTCGACGCCCTCGAGGAGGAGTTCAAGATCAACCAGGCGGAGGGGGTCGGCCAGCGCGAGCCCGACCTCGGCTTCGCCTGGGCCGCCTACCAGTGGGCCTCCGACAAGAGCCTCGACGAGGTGCTCCGCGAGGCGGAGATGCCCGCCGGTGACTTCGTCCGCTGGTGCAAGCAGGTCATCGACGTCCTCGGGCAGATCGCCGCCGCGGCGCCCAAGGAGAACAGCACGGTCTCCAAGAACGCCCGCAAGGCCGTCGAGTCGCTGCTGCGGGGTGTCGTCGCCTACAGCTCGGTGGGCTGACGGCTCCGGTTCCTTCAGGCCAGTGCCCGTGGCGATCACGCCACGGGCACCGGTCGTTCCGTCCCCTGTGCGCATGGTTGTCCACAGGGCGTTGTCCACAGGGGTGGCGCTCGGGTCGACCCTTCCGCTTGCATGGACTCGCACACGGGGAAGGCCAGTTGGGGAGGGGACGCACATGACCACGCAAGCCGGTCAGGACGCCGGGACACTCGGCGACACGGCACAGCCGACACCGGACAACCGTCGCCCGGCCATTGTCGAAGGCCCCCGAGGGCTGCCCCTCCTCGGGAACCTGCCCGCCTTCGGCAAGGACCCCCTCGCCTTCTTCGAACAGCTGCGGGAGCGCGGCGACTTCGTTCGCTGGCGCTTCGGCCGCGGCCCCGCCCTCTTCATCGCCCACCCCGACACCGTCGGCGAACTCCTCACCGAGGTCGAGCGCACCTTCGACCAGCCCGACCTCGGCATCGCCTTCCGCACCCTCCTCGGCAACGGGGTCGTGGTCGCCAAGGGCGCCGACTGGCGGCGCAAGCGCTCCCTCGTCCAGCCCTCCGTCCGCCCCAAGCAGGTCCGCTCCTACGCGGCGACGATGGCGGAATGCGCCGTCGCGCTCGCCGACCGCTGGACCGACGGACAGCACATCGACATCAAGAAGGAGATGGCGGCCCTCACCCAACTCATCGCCGTCCGCACCATCTTCGGCGTCGACACCGCCGCCGACGCCGAGGCAATCGGCCGGGCCATGGACATCGCCCAGCAGGAGATCGGCGCCGAGTTCAGCGGCATCGGAGCGCTCCTGCCCGACTGGGTTCCCACGCCCGGGCGCGCCCGCATCAAGCGCGCCACCGCCGTCATCGACGCCGAGGTCTCCCGCGTCGTCTCCCGGCACCGCGACGGCGACACCGAGCGCCCCGATCTCCTCAGCCGCCTCCTCGCCGCCCGGGACGAGACCGGTGCCCGTCTCTCCGACCAGGAGATCCGGGACGAGACCGTCACCCTCTACATCGGGGGCCACGAGACGACCAGTTCGACGCTCGTCTGGGCCTGGCACCTGCTCTCCCGCAACCCGCGCGTCCGCGACGCCCTCGCCGAGGAGCTCGACCGGGTCCTCGCCGACCACGAGCCCGGCTACGACGACTACGCCTCCCTCCCCTACACCCAGGCCGTGGTCAAGGAGACCCTGCGTCTCTACCCGACGATCTGGCTCATCACCGGCATTGCCAAGGAAGGTGCCACCCTCGGCGGCGAGCCGGTCCCCGTCGGCACCCGCGTCTGG
The sequence above is a segment of the Streptomyces sp. NBC_01255 genome. Coding sequences within it:
- a CDS encoding DEAD/DEAH box helicase, producing the protein MTEDLTPAEAYAAALARNAEQRTALAPFREMYDFDLDPFQIEACQALESGKGVLVAAPTGSGKTIVGEFAVHLALSQGRKCFYTTPIKALSNQKYADLVKRYGADRVGLLTGDNSVNGDAPIVVMTTEVLRNMLYAGSQALSGLGYVVMDEVHYLSDRFRGAVWEEVIIHLPESVTLVSLSATVSNAEEFGDWLDTVRGDTEVIVSESRPVPLWQHVLAGRRMYDLFEEETDHGGRGSARREVNPDLVRLARTENSTYNPRDRRRGKMIREADRERERRQRSRIWTPGRPEVIERLDAEGLLPAITFIFSRAGCEAAVQQCLHAGLRLNNEEGRLRVREIVEERTASIPTEDLHVLGYYEWLEALERGIAAHHAGMLPTFKEVVEELFVRGLVKAVFATETLALGINMPARSVVLEKLVKWNGEQHADITPGEYTQLTGRAGRRGIDVEGHAVVLWQRGFDPGHLAGLAGTRTYPLRSSFRPSYNMAVNLVDQFGRHRSRELLETSFAQFQADRSVVGISRQVQKNEEGLEGYREGMTCHLGDFEEYARLRRDLKDRETELARQGAAQRRAQAAGSLEKLKPGDIIHVPTGKFAGLALVLDPGIPAGRTNGHRGFEQHDGPRPLVLTAERQVKRLASIDFPVPVEALDRMRIPKSFNPRSPQSRRDLASALRTKAGHVHPERHHKQRAAAADDREIARLRTALRAHPCHGCDEREDHARWAERYHRLQRDTHQLERRIEGRTNTIARTFDRIVALLTELDYLRADEVTDNGKRLARLYGELDLLASECLRDGVWEGLTPPELAACVSALVFESRQADDAVAPKLPTGNAKAALGEMVRIWGRLDALEEEFKINQAEGVGQREPDLGFAWAAYQWASDKSLDEVLREAEMPAGDFVRWCKQVIDVLGQIAAAAPKENSTVSKNARKAVESLLRGVVAYSSVG
- a CDS encoding cytochrome P450, yielding MTTQAGQDAGTLGDTAQPTPDNRRPAIVEGPRGLPLLGNLPAFGKDPLAFFEQLRERGDFVRWRFGRGPALFIAHPDTVGELLTEVERTFDQPDLGIAFRTLLGNGVVVAKGADWRRKRSLVQPSVRPKQVRSYAATMAECAVALADRWTDGQHIDIKKEMAALTQLIAVRTIFGVDTAADAEAIGRAMDIAQQEIGAEFSGIGALLPDWVPTPGRARIKRATAVIDAEVSRVVSRHRDGDTERPDLLSRLLAARDETGARLSDQEIRDETVTLYIGGHETTSSTLVWAWHLLSRNPRVRDALAEELDRVLADHEPGYDDYASLPYTQAVVKETLRLYPTIWLITGIAKEGATLGGEPVPVGTRVWSSQWATQRDPRWYGDADAFRPERWLTTEDGEPAEEIPEYAWFPFGGGPRVCLGTRFALVEAVLVLAVLARRYHLDLTTDDIRPVPSLTLQPDREVLATVRARS